The following coding sequences are from one Gymnogyps californianus isolate 813 unplaced genomic scaffold, ASM1813914v2 HiC_scaffold_134, whole genome shotgun sequence window:
- the LOC127028013 gene encoding uncharacterized protein LOC127028013: MDSCLYFNYAGCNRTTAQNINSSLSIYRNNTAWCNYTSPNISKSSNAPLALPSGVFFICGDRAWGGIPSLIKGGPCSLGRLTLLTPNTSIIVNHQRSKQSTHAFKAECRDDVEFWNSEKIIMASIAAPGVAASQALATLNKLGCWLAKQTNATSQALSSLLLDVDSVRHATLQNRAAIGFLLLAREHECKELDGMCCMNLSDHSESIHRSIQQLKEGVKKLQVDDGWGWIENLFSNWGINDWLKGLIKIGLILLCAICGLLLVIPCLLSCLQRALQRMINTAFWVEKQKGGIVGIRRECCERP; encoded by the coding sequence atggacagctgtttgtattttaattatgcaGGGTGCAATCGAACAACAGCACAAAATATCAACTCGTCTCTGtccatatatagaaataatacagcctgGTGCAACTATACTAGCCcgaatatttccaaatctagcaACGCGCCTCTGGCGCTTCCCTCAGGGGTCTTTTTTATCTGTGGCGATCGCGCATGGGGAGGAATACCATCTCTTATAAAAGGAGGGccttgcagtttggggaggctCACTTTGCTAACCccaaatacatcaataattGTTAATCACCAGCGCTCCAAGCAATCGACCCACGCCTTTaaggcagagtgcagggatgatgtggaattttggaacagtgaaaagataattatggcTTCTATAGCTGCGCCAGGGGTGGCAGCCTCGCAGGCCTTAGCCACACTAAATAAGTTGGGATGTTGGCTAGCCAAGCAGACTAATGCTACTTCTCAAGCCttgagtagtttgcttttagatgttgaTTCAGTAAGACATGCAACCTTGCAAAATCGTGCAGCaattggttttttgcttttagcacgGGAGCATGAGTGTAAAGAGCTTGAcggtatgtgttgtatgaatcTCTCGGATCACTCGGAATCTATTCACCGTAGCATTCAACAATTGAAAGAGGGAGTTAAAAAGCTACAAGTTGATGATGGATGGGGTTggatagaaaatctttttagtaACTGGGGAATTAATGATTGGCTTAAAGGTTTGATAAAGATTGGGctaattttattatgtgctatttgTGGCCTCCTGCTCGTTATTCCGTGTTTGctatcctgtctgcaaagggccctgcagaggatgataaacactgcattttgggtagaaaaacaaaaagggggaattgtgggaattcgcagggagtgttgcgagcggccttga